A stretch of the Ostrea edulis chromosome 9, xbOstEdul1.1, whole genome shotgun sequence genome encodes the following:
- the LOC125660050 gene encoding uncharacterized protein LOC125660050, whose translation MADMEENIPTPTQDMDTGTATETEQKSEKRQWKPSEKGSEEDEVMREYEEFARDNQERKRLVEKAFKDIQERKQTLVETSSSHGSRFSVRSGISVIAKKQAKVEAARAKIKFSEQERDLLEEKFKVEEEEALTKIKTERRKAELNSSLSRLEHEKELAAAEAEVEVLKMVGSELERNEITDTLLPKQQENSEIRTNRYVNEHSQFTGHTNLNPSARPFDPHSMQDPSCSQEFFYPLPQPRYYTRREQSPERPAPVNMNFSQNQVTSDLTKFLLRKDLLFARLTTFSEQPEAYLAWKRTFKQVMDELNIGPSEELELLIKWLGPVSSKYAQSLKISNVNRPILGVARLWDRLDHRYGCPEMVEAALKKKIEQFPKLNNRDNERLFELADILAEIDSVKENSTYSSLLSYYDTSSGVLPIIQKLPYSLQEKWTSRAVRYKKNHSAIFPPFSEFLDFIQEMSYIKNDPGLNYDNNNNMEKHPTSTSRNRVNVKMSDTNTNVKPVKTVFQHPRCIIHANSKHDLNDCKAFRLKPLEERRRLLKDSGVCFKCCASKDHRKRDCTTVIVCRDCGSHNHCTALHINTTTDRPKGRDNGGEEPIKPPNVDSTCTEICGKNVDGKSCAKILPVYVTNKNIPQKQIKAYVILDEQSNKTLARSELFDSFGVDSALMEYTLRSCSGKSQMFGRKSGGFIIQSVDMSAKIVLPEIIECRDIPNNRNEIPTPEAVRHHTHLCDIANKLEPIDADAEILLLIGRDAIEAHHVLEQVVGPADSPFAQRLKLGWVVMGEMCLGRNHKPDSISVCKTYHTSQGRPTVLPPCPNKFDVLEPANCISYPKSQDMINTKLASDVFMQTDLDNTMGPSIEDRKFLSLMNRELYKDEAGHWCAPLPFCVPRKKLPNNRAMAVQRSRSLERSLRQDPVKREHFFEFMNELIERNHAEVAPALHSGEECWYLPVFGVYHPKKPGQIRCVFDSSATFEGVSLNGVLLSGPDLTNSLIGVLMRFRTEQIGIMADIQKMFYSFTVREDHRNFLRFLWYKDNDFNKDIIEYRMRVHVFGNKPSPAIANYALQKTAEIASETYGKDVKKFVQRNFYVDDALTSVSSAEEAIDLLTRTKDALMTLGKIRLHKFASNSGEVMANLPLQDLSKELKNVDLDSDDLPLQRSLGLNWDLDSDSFTFRVSLKETPFTRRGVLSTVSSLFDPLGLIAPVTIQGKLILRDLISGTVDWDEPLSENHRVQWEQWKNSLKACENLFIPRAYSPISLRKAVRVEIHTFCDASERAIAAVSYLRSVYQDETSHLGLLMGKAKVAPKHGTTIPRLELCAAVLSVEVSNIVRRNMDINIDVVKFYTDSKIVLGYLHNETRRFYVYVANRVQHIRQLTCPDQWQYVPTQKNPADLATRSVPADKMSNSIWLKGPKEFLDGHHDEGLLELSEDSYSLVSPCEDKEVRPIEKVDTCLTKILSDPGIELGSHRFERFSNWRKLVGAIAFLKQFIRNRKKSEVSQRQRSVELYQEAERFIVRTVQREIYASEVSHIEQKLPLSRNSHILTLDPFLDSDNMLCIGGRIKHANIPLQEKHPLLIPGKHHIAKLLISQVHENVQHQGRHITEGALRAAGFWVTGAKLLIRTHIHNCVSCRKLRGSLEFQKMADLPPDRLEPSPPFTNVGVDVFGPWNVVTRRTRGGSAQSKRWAVMFSCLTTRAVHIELIEDMSSSAFINAVRRFTALRGEVKIFRSDRGTNFVGATNDLKIDAVNVEDGELKDYLYKSGTIWIFNAPYSSHMGGAWERMIGSARRILDAMLSKVADKHLTHDVLFTFMTEVAAIMNNRPLVPVSTDAESPYILTPATLLTQKTADAFSARNLGEFTDKDLFRAEWRRVQSLSDHFWRRWRDEYLTTLQKRRKWTEVRTNLKKGDVVLLRDKAVNRNNWPLGVIEETFPGADKTGKCHKSQSKNESLHDIENVLLDGSCAESNSCSCTIGLSAHLTCFRLWHVPRGEKTCGSSAENVVMYGYNAKSPPQQPCELRSTLYNPINADVPKIQNSEFDKSCMLLQL comes from the exons ATGGCGGACATGGAAGAGAACATCCCTACACCCACACAGGACATGGATACAGGGACCGCAACAGAAACAGAGCAAAAATCAGAAAAACGACAGTGGAAACCATCGGAAAAGGg GAGTGAGGAAGATGAAGTTATGCGGGAGTATGAAGAATTTGCTCGAGATAATCAGGAAAGAAAAAGACTGGTAGAAAAGGCTTTCAAAGACATTCAGGAAAGGAAACAGACACTAGTGGAAACATCTTCATCACATGGATCCAGATTTTCTGTGAGATCAGGAATTTCAGTGATTGCCAAGAAACAAGCAAAAGTAGAGGCGGCTAGGGCAAAGATAAAATTTTCAGAGCAAGAGAGAGATCTTCTGGAGGAGAAGTTTAAAGTAGAAGAAGAAGAAGCACTGACAAAAATAAAGACAGAAAGAAGGAAAGCTGAACTTAACTCGAGCCTATCTCGTCTGGAACACGAAAAAGAATTAGCCGCAGCAGAGGCGGAAGTAGAAGTGTTGAAGATGGTAGGGAGTGAACTGGAGAGGAATGAAATAACTGATACATTGCTTCCCAAACAGCAAGAAAACTCAGAGATAAGGACAAATCGTTATGTGAACGAACATTCTCAGTTTACTGGACACACCAATCTGAATCCAAGTGCAAGACCATTCGACCCACATTCCATGCAAGATCCTAGCTGTTCACAGGAGTTTTTCTATCCTTTACCTCAGCCCAGATATTATACCCGTCGAGAACAGTCACCAGAACGACCTGCACCTGTTAACATGAATTTCTCTCAAAACCAAGTGACTTCAGACCTCACAAAGTTCCTGCTTAGAAAGGACTTGCTGTTTGCAAGACTTACAACCTTTTCTGAACAGCCTGAAGCTTACTTGGCATGGAAAAGAACCTTCAAACAGGTAATGGATGAACTAAATATTGGTCCATCGGAGGAATTGGAACTACTAATCAAGTGGTTGGGACCTGTGTCTTCAAAATATGCACAAAGTCTAAAAATATCTAATGTCAATAGACCCATTCTTGGTGTAGCCCGTTTATGGGACAGGTTAGACCACAGGTACGGTTGTCCAGAGATGGTGGAGGCGGCTCTTAAAAAGAAGATAGAGCAATTCCCCAAGCTAAATAACCGAGACAATGAAAGGTTATTTGAGTTGGCGGACATCTTGGCGGAGATTGACAGTGTGAAAGAGAACTCAACCTACAGTAGCCTGCTGTCCTACTATGACACATCTTCTGGTGTTTTGCCAATTATACAGAAGCTACCTTATTCCCTTCAGGAGAAGTGGACATCGAGAGCAGTAAGGTATAAGAAGAACCACAGCGCGATCTTCCCTCCTTTCAGTGAATTCTTAGACTTTATTCAGGAGATGAGCTACATTAAGAACGACCCAGGACTAAACTAcgataacaacaacaacatgGAAAAACATCCAACGAGCACCTCGCGCAACAGAGTCAATGTAAAAATGTCAGACACTAACACCAACGTTAAGCCAGTGAAAACAGTCTTCCAACATCCAAGGTGTATTATTCATGCAAATTCGAAGCATGATTTGAATGACTGTAAAGCATTTCGACTGAAACCCTTAGAAGAGAGACGTCGACTTCTGAAAGATTCTGGTGTCTGCTTCAAATGCTGTGCTTCGAAGGACCATAGGAAACGTGATTGCACAACTGTCATTGTGTGCAGAGATTGCGGAAGCCACAATCATTGCACAGCTCTACACATTAATACGACGACTGATCGGCCAAAAGGGAGAGATAATGGCGGGGAGGAACCCATTAAACCACCGAATGTTGACAGTACATGCACCGAAATTTGTGGGAAGAATGTCGATGGAAAATCCTGTGCAAAGATCTTACCAGTTTATGTGACAAACAAAAACATCCCTCAGAAACAAATAAAGGCATACGTCATTCTGGATGAGCAAAGCAATAAAACATTAGCAAGATCTGAACTGTTTGATTCCTTTGGAGTGGACAGTGCCTTGATGGAATACACTCTGAGGAGCTGCTCTGGAAAATCACAAATGTTTGGGAGAAAATCTGGTGGATTCATCATACAATCAGTCGACATGTCAGCCAAGATTGTTTTGCCTGAAATTATTGAGTGCAGAGACATCCCAAACAATAGAAATGAGATCCCGACTCCAGAAGCGGTGAGACACCATACACATTTATGCGACATAgcgaacaaacttgaacccaTAGATGCAGATGCCGAGATCCTCCTTCTGATAGGAAGAGATGCAATTGAGGCACATCATGTACTGGAGCAAGTTGTCGGACCTGCGGATTCTCCATTTGCCCAGAGGCTCAAGCTGGGATGGGTAGTCATGGGAGAAATGTGTTTGGGCAGAAACCACAAACCGGATAGCATAAGTGTCTGCAAGACTTATCATACATCCCAAGGAAGACCGACTGTTCTACCCCCTTGTCCTAACAAGTTTGATGTGCTCGAACCAGCTAATTGCATTTCTTACCCAAAGTCTCAGGACATGATCAATACTAAGCTGGCATCAGATGTCTTCATGCAGACTGATCTAGATAACACTATGGGACCCTCGATCGAAGACAGAAAGTTCTTAAGTTTGATGAACAGAGAACTTTACAAGGATGAAGCTGGACACTGGTGTGCACCACTTCCCTTTTGTGTTCCTCGCAAGAAACTACCAAACAACCGTGCGATGGCTGTTCAACGATCCAGGTCTCTGGAAAGAAGTCTGAGACAGGATCCAGTGAAAAGAGAACATTTCTTTGAATTCATGAATGAACTTATTGAACGGAACCATGCTGAAGTTGCACCTGCACTACATTCAGGGGAAGAATGCTGGTACCTTCCGGTGTTTGGAGTCTACCACCCCAAGAAGCCTGGACAGATACGTTGTGTGTTTGACTCCTCAGCAACCTTCGAAGGCGTCTCATTAAACGGTGTGCTATTGTCGGGACCCGATCTCACGAATAGCCTGATAGGAGTTCTCATGCGTTTTCGAACTGAGCAGATTGGGATTATGGCTGATATACAGAAAATGTTCTATTCGTTTACTGTAAGAGAAGATCATCGAAACTTTCTGAGATTTCTATGGTACAAAGATAATGACTTCAACAAGGACATAATTGAATACAGAATGCGGGTGCACGTATTTGGTAACAAACCATCACCCGCCATTGCGAACTATGCTCTTCAGAAGACAGCGGAGATCGCATCTGAAACATATGGAAAAGACGTCAAgaagtttgttcaaagaaaCTTCTATGTTGATGATGCCCTGACTTCGGTTTCGTCTGCAGAAGAAGCTATCGACCTTCTCACAAGAACCAAGGATGCTCTGATGACTTTAGGAAAGATCCGTCTCCACAAGTTTGCATCCAATAGTGGGGAAGTAATGGCTAACTTACCTCTGCAAGACCTCTCCAAGGAGCTCAAGAATGTAGATCTTGACTCGGATGACTTACCACTGCAGCGAAGTCTTGGGCTAAACTGGGACCTTGACTCGGACTCATTTACCTTTCGTGTTTCCCTGAAGGAAACCCCTTTCACGCGACGTGGTGTACTGTCCACAGTAAGCAGTCTCTTTGATCCCCTTGGACTCATAGCACCTGTGACCATACAGGGCAAGCTTATTCTTCGTGACCTGATTTCAGGAACAGTGGATTGGGACGAACCCCTCTCTGAAAATCATAGAGTGCAGTGGGAGCAGTGGAAAAATTCTCTGAAGGCATGCGAGAACTTATTTATCCCAAGAGCTTATTCACCCATCTCCTTACGAAAAGCGGTAAGAGTAGAAATACATACCTTTTGCGATGCTTCTGAGAGAGCTATAGCTGCAGTTTCCTACTTAAGATCAGTCTATCAAGACGAAACTTCCCACCTCGGACTCTTGATGGGAAAAGCCAAAGTTGCACCGAAGCATGGAACAACAATACCCAGACTTGAGCTGTGTGCCGCAGTCTTGTCAGTTGAGGTCTCAAACATTGTCAGAAGAAATAtggacatcaacattgatgttgTAAAGTTTTACACGGACAGCAAGATTGTTCTGGGCTATTTACATAACGAGACCAGGCGATTCTATGTTTATGTAGCGAACAGGGTACAGCATATCAGACAGTTGACGTGTCCTGATCAATGGCAGTACGTACCCACACAGAAAAACCCAGCAGATCTGGCAACTAGATCTGTACCTGCTGACAAAATGAGTAACAGCATATGGCTCAAGGGACCGAAGGAGTTTTTGGATGGTCATCATGATGAAGGTTTGCTGGAACTTTCTGAGGACTCTTACTCTCTAGTGAGCCCTTGTGAAGACAAGGAAGTACGTCCCATTGAGAAAGTTGATACATGCTTGACCAAAATTTTATCAGATCCTGGCATTGAACTCGGATCACACCGATTTGAGCGGTTCTCGAACTGGAGAAAACTTGTAGGAGCCATTGCTTTTCTGAAACAGTTCATCAGAAATAGGAAGAAGTCAGAAGTGTCTCAGAGACAAAGATCCGTAGAATTGTATCAAGAGGCAGAAAGGTTCATAGTGCGTACGGTTCAGAGGGAGATTTACGCTTCTGAAGTTTCCCACATAGAGCAGAAACTGCCCCTCTCCAGGAACAGTCACATTCTTACTTTAGATCCATTTCTAGACTCTGACAACATGTTATGCATCGGTGGAAGAATTAAACATGCCAATATTCCTTTGCAGGAGAAacaccctttgcttattcctgGAAAACATCACATCGCCAAACTCCTTATCAGTCAAGTACACGAGAATGTACAACACCAGGGCAGGCATATTACAGAGGGCGCCCTGCGTGCGGCAGGATTCTGGGTAACTGGAGCCAAGTTGCTAATACGTACTCACATCCATAACTGTGTTTCATGTCGTAAGCTGCGAGGATCCTTAGAATTCCAAAAGATGGCTGACCTACCTCCAGATCGTCTCGAACCCAGTCCCCCATTTACTAATGTCGGCGTTGATGTATTTGGGCCCTGGAATGTTGTGACTAGACGAACCAGGGGTGGAAGCGCGCAGTCAAAGAGATGGGCAGTTATGTTTTCCTGTCTGACTACACGTGCTGTGCACATAGAATTGATAGAAGACATGTCTTCATCCGCATTCATAAATGCAGTGAGGAGGTTTACAGCCCTTAGAGGCGAAGTCAAAATCTTTCGTTCAGATCGAGGAACAAATTTTGTTGGGGCCACCAACGACCTCAAGATTGATGCAGTAAATGTGGAAGATGGAGAACTCAAAGACTATCTTTACAAGTCGGGGACTATCTGGATCTTCAATGCCCCTTACTCCTCCCACATGGGCGGAGCATGGGAAAGGATGATCGGCTCAGCACGGAGAATACTGGATGCCATGCTTTCTAAAGTCGCAGACAAACATCTTACTCATGATGTACTTTTCACATTTATGACTGAAGTAGCAGCCATCATGAACAACCGACCTCTTGTGCCAGTTTCAACAGATGCTGAATCACCTTACATACTCACCCCAGCAACATTGTTGACTCAGAAGACTGCAGATGCCTTTTCCGCAAGGAATCTTGGAGAGTTCACAGACAAGGATCTTTTTCGTGCAGAGTGGAGAAGAGTCCAGAGTTTGTCAGATCATTTTTGGAGACGATGGAGAGATGAGTACCTCACCACTCTACAAAAACGTCGCAAGTGGACTGAAGTTCGTACAAACTTGAAAAAAGGAGATGTTGTGCTTCTGAGAGACAAAGCAGTGAACAGAAACAATTGGCCACTTGGTGTTATTGAGGAGACCTTTCCTGGTGCTGATAAAACT GGGAAATGCCACAAATCCCAGAGCAAGAATGAATCACTTCATGATATCGAG AATGTTCTGTTGGATGGATCATGTGCGGAGAGTAACAGTTGTTCCTGCACAATTGGACTGTCGGCACACTTAACATGTTTCAG ACTTTGGCATGTACCCCGAGGAGAGAAGACGTGTGGAAGTTCAGCTGAAAACGTCGTTATGTATGGCTACAATGCTAAGTCACCACCTCAACAACCTTGTGAATTAAGATCTACTCTGTACAATCCCATCAATGCTGATGTCCCAAAAATTCAGAACTCCGAGTTTGACAAATCCTGTATGTTGCTTCAGTTGTGA